The Penaeus monodon isolate SGIC_2016 chromosome 17, NSTDA_Pmon_1, whole genome shotgun sequence genome contains the following window.
TACATCACAGTCTATGGCGACAGATTTCACACAGCAGTCGACTGCAGAATTACCACCACAAAATCCATCCTATTTATCACAAACATCACCAAATGATGTCACTCCCTCGCCAGAAGAAAAGACCACAATCGCTCAGCCACAGAATCCCGAAGATCCACCACAGAGTACTGGGATTTACACCACAGAAGACCGTTTTGTGTTTCGGTTGTACAAACTCGTCCAGACTGTAGCTGTTAACGTTTTGCATTATGTGTTCTCCTGGAGCATACAAGACAAACCCGTCGAGATGAGTTTAAGCGATTATTTTATTTCGGTCAAGAATATGAGTAAAGTCAAATTAAGAGGCATTTTCAAGAAGACGCAGATAGACGCCTTGCAAAATTCCTCTTCTGATGTTTCCTTTGACGTGACACTGCTATTTGCATGTATcctgtgtgtgtacaaagaaaaTGACGGTATTATGGAACACGTCAGGTATATCAAAGAATTTAGGAATGACCTCGCGCATTCTAAAATGAATATTGATCATTCAACGTTTTTAGAGAAAATTGACAGTTTACGGGGCCACTTTACAAGGGCGTTACAAACAGCTGGAGATATAAATTCCATCCCACAAGATGTTGTGAGAAATCATGTgcatgaaatgaatgaaaatgttaataagatCATACAAGAACAGATAGTCCAATGGGATATTACAAGTTATGAAAATGAACTTCTGTTTGAACAGAAATTACACAGTCTTTTGACCATTGGTTCACAGAATCTTAAAGCCTTGTATGAACAGTGGGTTTATTTCACGCCACTCTCCTTTGTCAGTGGGAACACCCAACTTCAAGTGGGTATGGTGTTTACTGAACTAGAAATCGTAGAGACAAGTCCGAGAGGAGAAGGCCTGCTGATGGAATACCAAGACTTCTTCCATGTCGCCGCGAACTGCCGATATTTAGATAATAAAGAAAGGCCAGCAAAGGTCATTCTTGTCGAAGGCCCCGCGGGATCTGGAAAAACCACTTTGACCAAAGTGATCATTGATAACTGGATTCAGGGGAAAGATGCGATCAAAGGTCTTACAGATTTCCAGTTACTGTTTTATACTGAGTGCAGGAATCCTTCTTTAAAGAGTTTCTCTCAGCTTTTAACAGTTCTGATGCCTGACGCTGCGAAAAAATTCCGAACGGAAGATCTGGTCAGCTGTGTTCTTGCGTGCAAAGTTCTCGTGATCGTAGATGGAGTTGATGAGATGAACCCTTCCTCTCGTGCGCTCTTCGAAGAAATATTGTCCTTGATAAACACAGCCGACCTAACAGTCTTTATTACCACCCGACCGGAGGCTGTCGATGATTTCTTCAAGATGATACCTCTTGATATAAATACAATGCACATCAAGATTAAAGGGATTCCCGAAGCTAAGCGAGAGGAATTTGCTTTGAAGTACCACTCTGAGATGGAAAGGACTGGTCAAGGCTCGCGGGACACATCAGGACTTGTGAAATACTTGAGGAGAACGGGCGTGCATCTGAAAGAACATTGGCGTCTTCCACTACACTTAGCGATGGCGGTCATTCTATGGGTGATCTGCCCAGATGCCATTAACGGCGTAACAACAGCAACTGAACTGTTCATAGAGACTGAAAATCTTCGGGATGAAAAATTGTGCGAGAGAGTTAAGAAAAATGAACACTGCAAGTGCCTTCCCGTCAAGGAAATCAAAGAGAAGATTGAGATTTTCCGATTGAGTCTCTATAAAATCGCCTTATATGGGCAAAGGGAAAGTGACATAATCTTGACCAATGATTCACTAGAGAGCTTCGAAAAGCTCTGCAGGTTCCTCAGTTTACCCGAATCTGAAGTGATGGGAGCGTTCTTCGTGAAGAAAATCACTTGGGGTAGCACAGGCATGCAATCGCAGTATAGTTTCGCCCATAAAGGAACCCAAGACTTTTACTCTGCATTGCATGTTGTAAACGTCCTTCACGGAAAAGAATACCCGGAGAATTGGGAACACATGCAGAATTGTTTGGAAACGTCTTGGCAGAAAATACTGACGTTGAAGAAGAAAACCATCTTGAATATACTGAAAGATGTCTACAGATCAAACCCAGAAGACTTCAGTCTCAAGAAGTTCCAGAATGTTCTCGTGCACCTCACTGGCCTCGTGGACAATGGAGGAGAAATCTGCCGCAAGGAAATCTTGTCAGAAATTGTTAAATTGCTAAAGAGATCAGGCATCGATGACGAGCAGGCGTGGCTAGATATCCTCAGCGACATCAAGATCAACGACGCCATCAACAAGGAAGTCTCCAAGTACATTCCTGATATCATGAACCTCAACAGTCACATAGAAATAACGGATTCTCGCGTTGCCACCTACGCCAAGATGATTCTTCATGCCAAACCCACCCGCGTAACAATATGTATTGATAACGATCCAGAGCAGGTTCCATGTTTGCAGGATTTGATGGAGGCTTTGTACTACATGACGTGTGAGACTGAGTTGTTCTTTTACCACGATTTCCTGCAGCCTAGTTCTGACACCCTTAGCGTTGACAGTCCACTGCCACAGCTCTTCAAAGTGTATGTAATTAATTTAACTTAgatttaacatttatttacattccTTTCAGTATTGCGTAATTTTGCTTTCACCGATtagaaaatgcattttttaaaatacgaATTGGTTtgactttatattttatttgggaCTAACCTATTTGAATTATAATGTTTATTCAGATGCCCACGTAATAGTTTATCTCATATAGGGTAACTCAGTAATATTGTTCGAGCAAACATTGACATGTAAGTGTACATGTAACTGTAAGTAAGAAGAAAATCAAATACTTTGAATGACGTGTTATCACTTTCATCTAAGTGCGTAATGTGATCCATCGCTCTTCTACTAACCTCTTTTCAGCAGCAGAATCACTAATAAATGCTCTGCTTTTAACAAAGATCCCGAGTTACCAAGTTCATGGGCCACATCGACCAGGCTCTCCTCAGGAAACTCCCCGACGACCTCCGGATGGTGTGCGTTGTGGCCAAGGACGAGAGACACTGCCAGATGCTCCTGTCTCGGCTCACCTCCTTGCCGAGGTTGGAGTGGCTTTGTGAGTAGGATGCCTCTGTCtttgcacacactcaaacacacgcaggcaggcacgcacgcacacacacacacacacacacacacacacacacacacacaacacacacacacacacaacacacacacacacacacacacacacacacacacacacacacacaccacacacacgcacgcacacacacacacacacacacacacacacacacacaccacacacacacacgggcacaccacacacacgggcacacacacaccacacacacaccacatcacaccacacacacacacacacacacacacacaccacatcacaccacacacacacacacatacactacaccacttctctctcacgtctctctcactctcctctctcctctcatcctcctcctcacctctcatcttcacctctcctccacctcacactctctcactcctcacctctctctctctctctctcctctctctctctctctctctctctcctcctctcctctctctctctctctctctctctcctctctctctcattattactctctctcatatatatatatatatcatttatacttaatatatcatatatattatcatattttttcttttctatatttatatatctattatatctttcttatatttattatctcttttattcttatatatatatatatatatatatatatataatattatatatatatatattatatattatatatatatataatgcaaatatatgtgtgtatatgtgtgtatatgtatatataaatatatatataatgtgtgtatatatatatatatatatatatatatatatatatatatattatatatatatatatatatatatatatatatatatatatatatatcaatctctctctcttttctctctgtgtgtctctctttatgttcatatatatataaatatttatatattcatatatttatatatttatattttcatatatatatataaatctataaattatatgtatatatatatatatgtatagatatatatatgtatatacatgtatatgaatggaaaaaacactcttccgtgctgattcaatgtaaaaaaaacccacaatacaaaaactagatttattgaaaatgagagaatagtttcgaaatccacccggattccatcctgatgatggaatccaggtggatttcaaaactgtagtctcattttcaaaaaatccagttttcgtattgtgggtttttcttccatatatatatatatatatattttatatatatataatatatatattatatatatatatataatatatatattattatataaaatataaataataatataatatatataaaatatatatatatatatatatttatacaccccacacacacacacacacaccacacacacacacacacacacacacacacacacacccacacacacacacacacacacacacacacacaccaaatcacacacacacacacacacacaccacacacacacaccacacacacacacacacacacacacacacacacacacacacacacacacacacacacacacacacaccccacaccccaatggatatatatatatatatatatatatatatatatatatatatatatatatatatatatatatatatatatatatatatatacacatatatatacatatacatatatatacatatacatatacatgtatatatatatatatatatatatatatataatatatatatatatatatatgtgtgtgtgtgtgtgtgtgtgtgtgtggtgtgtggtgtgtgtgtgtgtgtttgtgtgtgtgtgtgtgtgtgtgtgtgtgtgtgtgtgtatatatatatatatatatatatatatatataaatctatatatatatattttattatctatatatatatatatatatatatatatatatttttatatatatatatatatatatatatatatatatatatatgtgtgtgtgtgtgtgtgtgtgtgtgtgtatatagatagatagatagatagatagatagatagatagatagatagatagatagatagatagatagatatgtgtgtgtgtgtgtgtatatatatatatatatatatgcatatatacatatatttatttatttatttatttatctatttatttatttacatatattgatgtttatattttttcatcaatgGAAAGAGAGTAGGtctaagaaaagggagagaaacaaataatTAAGAACCAAATTAGCCCCCGCTAGTTCACTTTCCCCACATCCCCAGGGCTTCACGTGAGAGCAGACCTGGAGACCAAGTTCTACCAGCCTCTCATAGGCATCAATTACCTCATTTACAATAGCAGCCACAGCAGGATCCTGGTTAAGAAGTTAACCGCAAGCCCCTTCGAGTTAGTACGCCTTGAAAAATTGCTTGTGCTCATAGACAGCCGGCACGGACAAGAATCGAGGAAGGCTTTCAGATGTGATGTGGAAATGCACATGATATGGGATTTCCAACATCCTGGAGCATATTACAAGGAAATGGATTTGGCCCTCCAGCATTTGTTCCTGAGGTAAGTTTGTGGGTGTGaaagtgtgtgagtgcatatgaaTAGGTGAGTGAGCATAGGTGAGGGGCATGAGGCTAATCAACCCTCATCTCTGAGCTACCTCTGGTCATCAAGCATTCTTTTTTTGGTTACATTACCGCTACACTCCTGTGGGCTTGGTGCATCTAGGCTAGTTCTAAAGTGTTCTAAGGATGTTAGATTACATATCAGAACTCCAAAGATGACCATAGACTGTAGATTATCACTAcctttgaaaaagaaataaaatgtaatCTAGGCAGAAAATGCTCTCATTATGGCATCCAGAGATCAAAAAGCATATAATCATTAGCTTGAGATTAGTTCCAGGGCAAGGTATTGCTTGTGGAACCTCCCAGCTTGAGTCTAGTTCCAGGGTCAGGCtagtaggagagggggaaagggtaagagaaGTGGAGGCAGTGTAGGTAAAATAATTGTCTCACATTTCagtgtatttgttgtttgttcATAAGCATGGTTATGTCTTTTACTTATTGTCAACTCATTAATGGATTATTACTGCTCCAAcagttgtaattattacttttacactAATGATATGATTTACTGATTGAATATCTTGGCCagcaataaagaaaggagagactaTTCATGAACATGCCctcagtaataatagtgataatgataaagataaaatgtataaactccaagtataaGAAATCAAGCTAATGAGAATTAAACACACAGTTGGTGTTCTATCAACACTTCaattaaaaatgttttactgTCTCTGTTTCAGGTCTAAAATCACAATATTCAAAGGATGTCTAGGAAGTAATTCATTGGCAAGTCTTCCCAACACAGTAAGAAAGCTAAAGATATCAGTAGTTGACAACAGTCACTATAAGGCTATTGAGCCACATCTCTCAGAGGTGCTGAAGACACATCCAAATTTACAGCGACTATGTAAGaaactttgtatttttttaactgCATTTTCATGTATTAGTCACCTTTGATTTAATTTTcagattatatatttgatattttctaCTTATTCCTTTTTACTGGCACACTACCATTAGAATATGATAAGAAGACTATAAACTGTTATAAACTCTTCTACCactatataaaagagagagagagagagagagagagagagagagagagagagagagagagagagagagagagagagagagagagagagagagagagagagagagagagagagggagggtggggggaaactGTAAATATAGTTTATATCTTTTCACAGGCATTCACATTGGTCCTGACGTAAATCCATCAGTTCTCCGCCCATTTTGCAAAACAGATGTTTGGATAACACTCTTCTTTGACAAGCTGCAGGACCTAAATGTGAGCTGGGCCTGTAAAATTACTAAGGTTCTGCAACCTGACTTGTGGTATGTTACCAAATCATTTTTTAAGTTTTGCATTGGATTCTGGCTTTTTATAATGCTTATGCAACAGTAGAACTTTTG
Protein-coding sequences here:
- the LOC119583617 gene encoding uncharacterized protein LOC119583617, coding for MASLIRMVNKRRLSKASAQKLDDGTVLSTFYRDETCASNTSNNNSDAPGKVVEKNSQHLSRDPSTDGEGKDVVEPLLTAQEEYTVNTSQSMATDFTQQSTAELPPQNPSYLSQTSPNDVTPSPEEKTTIAQPQNPEDPPQSTGIYTTEDRFVFRLYKLVQTVAVNVLHYVFSWSIQDKPVEMSLSDYFISVKNMSKVKLRGIFKKTQIDALQNSSSDVSFDVTLLFACILCVYKENDGIMEHVRYIKEFRNDLAHSKMNIDHSTFLEKIDSLRGHFTRALQTAGDINSIPQDVVRNHVHEMNENVNKIIQEQIVQWDITSYENELLFEQKLHSLLTIGSQNLKALYEQWVYFTPLSFVSGNTQLQVGMVFTELEIVETSPRGEGLLMEYQDFFHVAANCRYLDNKERPAKVILVEGPAGSGKTTLTKVIIDNWIQGKDAIKGLTDFQLLFYTECRNPSLKSFSQLLTVLMPDAAKKFRTEDLVSCVLACKVLVIVDGVDEMNPSSRALFEEILSLINTADLTVFITTRPEAVDDFFKMIPLDINTMHIKIKGIPEAKREEFALKYHSEMERTGQGSRDTSGLVKYLRRTGVHLKEHWRLPLHLAMAVILWVICPDAINGVTTATELFIETENLRDEKLCERVKKNEHCKCLPVKEIKEKIEIFRLSLYKIALYGQRESDIILTNDSLESFEKLCRFLSLPESEVMGAFFVKKITWGSTGMQSQYSFAHKGTQDFYSALHVVNVLHGKEYPENWEHMQNCLETSWQKILTLKKKTILNILKDVYRSNPEDFSLKKFQNVLVHLTGLVDNGGEICRKEILSEIVKLLKRSGIDDEQAWLDILSDIKINDAINKEVSKYIPDIMNLNSHIEITDSRVATYAKMILHAKPTRVTICIDNDPEQVPCLQDLMEALYYMTCETELFFYHDFLQPSSDTLSVDSPLPQLFKVSRVTKFMGHIDQALLRKLPDDLRMVCVVAKDERHCQMLLSRLTSLPRLEWLWLHVRADLETKFYQPLIGINYLIYNSSHSRILVKKLTASPFELVRLEKLLVLIDSRHGQESRKAFRCDVEMHMIWDFQHPGAYYKEMDLALQHLFLRSKITIFKGCLGSNSLASLPNTVRKLKISVVDNSHYKAIEPHLSEVLKTHPNLQRLCIHIGPDVNPSVLRPFCKTDVWITLFFDKLQDLNVSWACKITKVLQPDLWFASLVFPQMNVSVEGYTHLLQTLAESGVTVLRGGGILVPMSWATPDLRQNLETLTRKYLQCSFFVVDDNDMW